One genomic window of Roseateles sp. DAIF2 includes the following:
- a CDS encoding RBBP9/YdeN family alpha/beta hydrolase — protein MLLPGWLNSDPDHWQSRWERQFGYQRVEQADWTWPRRGDWMARLDEVLLASEEPAVLVAHSLGCQLVASWAEHSQHHARVRGALLVAPPDTEAEHMPPQLHNWRPIRRPRLPFPAIAVLSSDDPYCAPERGAQMAADWGAELVLIGPRGHINSESGLADWPEGQALLAQLRA, from the coding sequence ATGTTATTGCCCGGGTGGCTGAATTCAGACCCGGACCACTGGCAGAGCCGCTGGGAGCGGCAATTCGGCTACCAGCGGGTCGAGCAGGCCGACTGGACCTGGCCGCGCCGCGGCGACTGGATGGCGCGGCTGGACGAGGTGCTGCTGGCCAGCGAGGAGCCCGCGGTGCTGGTCGCGCATTCGCTGGGCTGCCAGCTGGTGGCCAGCTGGGCCGAGCATTCGCAGCACCACGCCCGCGTCCGGGGCGCGCTGCTGGTGGCGCCGCCCGATACCGAGGCCGAGCACATGCCGCCGCAGCTGCACAACTGGCGCCCGATCCGCCGCCCCCGCCTGCCCTTCCCCGCCATCGCCGTGCTCAGCAGCGACGACCCCTACTGCGCCCCGGAGCGCGGCGCGCAGATGGCCGCCGACTGGGGCGCCGAGCTGGTGCTGATCGGCCCGCGCGGGCATATCAACAGCGAGTCGGGCCTGGCCGATTGGCCCGAGGGTCAGGCCCTGCTGGCCCAACTCCGCGCATAA
- the argC gene encoding N-acetyl-gamma-glutamyl-phosphate reductase, with translation MAFKVFVDGQEGTTGLRIHEYLAGRADVEVLKIDADKRKDAAERARLLNASDVSFLCLPDVASREAASLVTNPDTCLIDASTAHRTAPGWTFGLPELARGQRDKIRAAKRISNPGCHSSAFILAVRPLVDAGLLPAEALISASSITGYSGGGKSMIAQYEAGGDAKLDSPRPYALGLAHKHLPEMMAHTGLKTAPVFVPIVGSFYKGLAVTVPLHLSQLRAGSKAEHLHEVLSAHYAGERFINVLPLRDPATLETGFYDVQACNDTNRVDIAVFGSETQVLVMARLDNLGKGASGAAVQSMNVHLGLDEALGL, from the coding sequence ATGGCTTTCAAGGTGTTTGTCGATGGTCAGGAAGGAACGACCGGCCTGCGCATTCACGAGTACCTGGCCGGCCGCGCCGACGTCGAGGTGCTGAAGATCGATGCCGACAAGCGCAAGGACGCCGCCGAGCGCGCGCGCCTGCTGAACGCCTCCGACGTCTCCTTCCTGTGCCTGCCGGACGTCGCCTCGCGCGAGGCCGCGTCGCTGGTCACCAATCCCGACACCTGCCTGATCGATGCCAGCACGGCGCACCGCACGGCGCCCGGCTGGACCTTCGGCCTGCCCGAGCTGGCCCGCGGCCAGCGCGACAAGATCCGCGCCGCCAAGCGCATCTCGAACCCGGGCTGCCATTCCAGCGCCTTCATCCTGGCGGTGCGTCCGCTGGTCGATGCCGGCCTGCTGCCGGCCGAGGCCCTGATCAGCGCCAGCTCGATCACCGGCTACTCCGGCGGCGGCAAGTCGATGATTGCGCAGTACGAGGCCGGCGGCGACGCCAAGCTGGATTCGCCGCGCCCCTATGCACTGGGCCTGGCGCACAAGCATCTGCCCGAGATGATGGCCCACACCGGCCTGAAGACCGCGCCGGTGTTCGTGCCCATCGTCGGCAGCTTCTACAAGGGCCTGGCGGTGACCGTGCCGCTGCATCTGAGCCAGCTGCGCGCCGGCTCCAAGGCCGAGCATCTGCACGAGGTGCTGAGCGCCCATTACGCCGGCGAGCGCTTCATCAACGTGCTGCCGCTGCGCGATCCCGCGACCCTGGAGACGGGCTTTTACGACGTGCAGGCCTGCAACGACACCAACCGGGTGGACATCGCTGTCTTCGGCAGCGAGACGCAAGTGCTGGTGATGGCCCGCCTGGACAACCTGGGCAAGGGCGCCAGCGGCGCCGCGGTGCAGTCGATGAACGTGCACCTGGGCCTGGACGAGGCGCTCGGCCTCTGA
- a CDS encoding GNAT family N-acetyltransferase, translating into MSESRVWRRDADLPPADLDAIREGVIVHGRQQTQGSDAQDIACGLYEDGALVAGAWGRTEFQRLYISYLWVAAERRGEGLGGELLRQVEAQALKRGCVDALIETLLDEVAELYEHLGYACIAHVHDYVPGFTRHTLLKVWQPRD; encoded by the coding sequence ATGTCTGAAAGCCGGGTCTGGCGTCGCGACGCCGACCTTCCGCCGGCCGACCTGGACGCGATCCGCGAGGGTGTGATCGTCCATGGCCGGCAGCAGACCCAGGGCAGCGACGCCCAAGACATCGCCTGCGGGCTCTACGAGGACGGCGCCCTGGTCGCCGGCGCCTGGGGCCGCACCGAGTTCCAGCGCCTGTACATCAGCTACCTCTGGGTGGCGGCCGAGCGCCGCGGCGAGGGCCTGGGCGGCGAGCTGCTGCGCCAGGTCGAGGCCCAGGCGCTGAAGCGCGGCTGCGTCGACGCACTGATCGAGACCCTGCTGGACGAGGTGGCCGAGCTCTACGAGCATCTCGGCTATGCCTGCATCGCCCATGTGCACGACTATGTACCGGGCTTTACCCGCCACACCCTGCTGAAGGTCTGGCAGCCGCGCGACTAG
- a CDS encoding GNAT family N-acetyltransferase has translation MQPAAERIPAPLLALARRAEEAGLNASTPPQQQRIEGWLIRLSPGKAKRSRCVNALDEGSLPLDELLRRCAGAFASAGLPLCVRVTPFSRPVDLDAHLAAQGWSRFDLTDVMVRPRLDDLPEPVLTAGQMIAAVDAPAYAAVVGVLRGSSRGEIEAHAQRLLESPVPYRGHCLRDAAGALLACGQFAREGGIVGLYDIFTPTEQRGRGHARTLCLALLQRARAEGAAEAYLQVSSDNLVAQRVYQRLGFESAYRYHYRSPLTELR, from the coding sequence ATGCAGCCCGCCGCCGAGCGCATCCCCGCACCCCTGCTGGCCCTGGCGCGCCGCGCCGAGGAGGCCGGCCTGAACGCCAGCACACCGCCCCAGCAGCAGCGCATCGAGGGCTGGCTGATCCGCCTCTCCCCCGGCAAGGCCAAGCGCTCGCGCTGCGTCAATGCGCTGGACGAGGGTAGCTTGCCGCTGGACGAGCTGCTGCGGCGCTGCGCCGGTGCCTTCGCGAGCGCCGGCCTGCCGCTGTGCGTGCGGGTCACCCCCTTCAGCCGCCCGGTCGATCTGGATGCGCACCTGGCCGCCCAGGGCTGGTCCCGCTTCGATCTGACCGATGTGATGGTGCGGCCCCGGCTGGACGACCTGCCCGAGCCGGTCCTGACGGCGGGCCAGATGATCGCGGCCGTCGATGCGCCGGCCTATGCCGCGGTGGTGGGGGTGCTGCGCGGCTCCAGCCGTGGCGAGATCGAAGCCCATGCCCAGCGCCTGCTGGAGTCGCCCGTGCCCTACCGCGGCCATTGCCTGCGCGATGCCGCGGGCGCCCTGCTCGCCTGCGGCCAGTTCGCCCGCGAGGGCGGCATCGTCGGGCTCTACGACATCTTCACCCCGACCGAGCAGCGCGGCCGCGGCCATGCCCGGACCCTGTGCCTGGCCCTGCTGCAGCGCGCGCGCGCCGAAGGGGCCGCCGAGGCCTATCTGCAGGTGAGCAGCGACAACCTCGTGGCGCAGCGCGTCTACCAGCGCCTGGGTTTCGAATCGGCCTACCGCTACCACTACCGCAGCCCGCTGACCGAGCTGCGCTGA
- a CDS encoding ParB/RepB/Spo0J family partition protein gives MVTKKPKGLGMGLEALLGPKVSDNPAAAAARDGEPSSLRLELMQAGKYQPRTRMDEGSLYELAESIKGQGIMQPILVRPITPESSKDGAARYEIIAGERRFRAAKLAGLREVPVLVKAVPDEAAAAMALIENIQREDLNPLEEAQGLKRLTEEFGLTHEQAAQAVGRSRSAASNLLRLLQLADPVQNMLMAGDIDMGHARALLPLDGAHQITAATEIAAKKLSVREAEKLVARQGAGRQKPLLRVKGDKSRDVLRLEEELSDLLTAQVEIRVKKRTKRGEQGELSIQFGSLDELNGLIERLRGPQ, from the coding sequence ATGGTCACGAAAAAACCCAAGGGCCTCGGCATGGGCCTGGAGGCCCTGCTGGGCCCCAAAGTCAGCGACAACCCGGCAGCGGCGGCCGCCCGCGACGGCGAACCCAGCAGCCTGCGCCTGGAACTGATGCAGGCCGGCAAGTACCAGCCGCGCACCCGCATGGACGAGGGCTCGCTGTACGAGCTGGCCGAGAGCATCAAGGGCCAGGGCATCATGCAGCCCATCCTGGTGCGGCCGATCACGCCAGAATCGTCGAAGGATGGCGCCGCGCGCTACGAGATCATCGCCGGCGAACGGCGCTTCCGCGCCGCCAAGCTGGCCGGCCTGCGCGAGGTGCCGGTGCTGGTCAAGGCCGTGCCCGACGAGGCCGCCGCCGCGATGGCCCTGATCGAGAACATCCAGCGCGAGGACCTGAACCCGCTGGAAGAGGCCCAGGGCCTGAAGCGCCTGACCGAGGAGTTCGGCCTGACCCATGAACAGGCCGCCCAGGCCGTGGGCCGCTCGCGCAGCGCCGCCAGCAACCTGCTGCGCCTGCTGCAGTTGGCCGATCCGGTGCAGAACATGCTGATGGCCGGCGACATCGACATGGGCCATGCGCGCGCCCTGCTGCCGCTGGATGGCGCTCACCAGATCACCGCAGCCACCGAAATTGCCGCAAAAAAGCTCAGCGTGCGCGAGGCCGAGAAGCTGGTGGCGCGCCAGGGCGCGGGGCGCCAGAAGCCGCTGCTGCGCGTCAAGGGCGACAAGAGCCGCGACGTGCTGCGTCTTGAGGAGGAGCTGTCGGACCTGCTGACCGCCCAGGTCGAGATCCGCGTCAAGAAGCGCACCAAGCGCGGCGAGCAGGGCGAGCTGTCGATCCAGTTCGGCTCGCTGGACGAGCTCAACGGCCTGATCGAGCGGCTGCGCGGACCGCAGTAG